One Perca flavescens isolate YP-PL-M2 chromosome 14, PFLA_1.0, whole genome shotgun sequence genomic window carries:
- the zbtb22b gene encoding zinc finger and BTB domain-containing protein 22b, with protein MQSLPMEVGSSSSSSSSSAPSDTSGPVVQVCFPSAQASVLDSLNRQREDGRLCDLSIHVQGQVFKAHRCVLAASSPYFHDQVLLKNMSTVSIPALMDPLAFESVLSCAYTGQLRMLREDIVNYLTVGSVLQMWHIVDKCTELLREGRAAAGGGGSGGNGAGSDGDGVVGGGQSQVVGSNEPQRGPQPPSRPSVSESQSPSSTNYFSPRDGSGFGGSGAAAAGASADGGGASNTPSYCTPSGGEEAFLIEEEEEEVEEEEEEEVLYHQRKRGRGGGSGRRKKMSSVSEQEVGVSDSFGVSSYQDGEDSALPLLKRPTYSQPSIMPRKQWVVVKTERMEDDDLIVVSGEEGGEDEEDEEEREMELARERERSDFNISNVRSLSGDLGGRAENDMDSQVDYCHSSEDYLKFEGSLMDQTLAQHLHDSAAGQSQSANRAVSALLGQVQSAASARAQLFPLDMQGNQILLYSQASGLSLDAAAAAPPLGMAGAMMGGASFKGPSLEHGAVHLSVQGGLGADGMDGGGIGGGSGGGNSAGGSGKVFMCHCGKTFTHKSMRDRHINMHLDLRPFHCPVCAKKFKMKHHLTEHMKTHTGLKPYDCLGCGKKFMWRDSFMRHRSHCERRGGLGESGEGGSSGSGGEGGRRGGGEDGPDLISSPHLLLSAGEGGHGGILGGGGRGGASVPSPHLSGAVMSPQHTGVSATGSSSSNNSVINSMAAAGSLLGVVSQSPGQGSGMFAGLGLGRSVCDEDVCEVSANDSSVT; from the exons ATGCAGTCCCTGCCCATGGAAGtgggaagcagcagcagcagcagcagcagctctgctcCCAGCGACACATCTGGCCCGGTGGTGCAGGTGTGCTTCCCCAGCGCTCAGGCCTCGGTGCTGGACAGCCTCAACCGGCAGAGGGAAGACGGCCGGCTATGTGACCTCTCCATCCACGTCCAGGGACAAGTGTTCAAGGCCCACCGCTGCGTCCTGGCCGCCTCCTCGCCCTACTTCCACGACCAG GTACTCCTGAAGAACATGTCCACGGTCTCCATCCCGGCGCTGATGGACCCGCTGGCGTTTGAGAGCGTGCTGAGCTGCGCCTACACCGGTCAGCTCCGGATGCTGCGCGAGGACATCGTCAACTACCTCACGGTGGGCAGCGTCCTGCAGATGTGGCACATCGTGGACAAATGCACCGAGCTGCTGAGGGAGGGCCGGGCTGCAGCGGGAGGAGGGggca GCGGCGGTAACGGAGCCGGAAGCGACGGTGATGGGGTTGTCGGAGGAGGTCAGTCCCAGGTGGTGGGGTCCAACGAGCCCCAGCGTGGCCCCCAGCCCCCCAGCCGGCCCTCGGTGAGCGAGAGCCAGTCCCCCAGCAGCACCAACTACTTCAGCCCCCGGGACGGGAGCGGCTTCGGGGGAAGCGGCGCGGCCGCAGCGGGGGCTTCGGCGGATGGGGGCGGGGCTAGCAACACCCCCAGCTACTGCACCCCATCAGGAGGGGAGGAAGCCTTCCTTatcgaggaagaggaggaggaagtagaggaggaagaggaggaggaggtgctgTACCatcagaggaagagaggaagaggaggcggcagcgggaggaggaagaaaatgAGCTCGGTGTCAGAACAGGAAGTCGGGGTCAGCGACAGCTTTGGCGTGTCTTCCTATCAG GACGGGGAGGACTCTGCGTTGCCGCTGCTGAAGCGTCCCACCTACAGCCAGCCCAGCATCATGCCGCGCAAACAGTGGGTGGTGGTGAAAACCGAACGCATGGAGGACGACGACCTCATCGTAGTGTccggggaggagggaggagaggacgaggaggacgaggaggagagggagatggagctggccagagagagggagaggagcgaCTTCAACATCTCCAACGTTAGGAGCCTTTCAGGCGACCTGGGGGGCCGAGCCGAGAACGACATGGACTCACAG gTGGACTACTGCCATTCTTCAGAAGACTACCTCAAGTTTGAAGGCAGTTTAATGGACCAGACTTTAGCGCAGCACCTCCATGACAGCGCAGCAGGTCAGAGCCAGAGCGCTAACCGCGCTGTCTCAGCGCTGCTGGGCCAGGTTCAGTCTGCGGCCTCGGCCCGGGCCCAGCTCTTCCCCCTGGACATGCAGGGGAACCAGATCCTCCTCTACAGCCAGGCATCCGGACTCTCTCTGgacgccgccgccgccgccccTCCCCTGGGGATGGCGGGCGCCATGATGGGGGGAGCCTCTTTCAAAGGTCCCAGCCTGGAGCACGGTGCGGTCCACCTGTCGGTCCAGGGCGGCTTGGGAGCTGACGGCATGGACGGCGGGGGGATTGGGGGTGGGAGTGGTGGCGGTAACAGCGCTGGGGGTTCTGGGAAAGTGTTCATGTGCCACTGTGGTAAGACCTTTACCCACAAGAGCATGAGGGACCGCCACATTAACATGCACCTGGACCTGAGGCCCTTCCACTGCCCCGTCTGCGCCAAGAAGTTCAAGATGAAGCATCACCTCACGGAGCACATGAAGACGCACACGGGCCTCAAGCCGTACGACTGCCTGGGCTGCGGCAAGAAGTTCATGTGGCGCGACAGCTTCATGAGGCACCGCTCGCACTGCGAGAGGCGCGGCGGGCTGGGGGAGAGCGGAGAAGGCGGGAGCAGCGGCAGCGGCGgcgagggagggagaaggggaggaggcgaGGATGGGCCGGATTTGATTTCCTCCCCTCACCTCCTCCTGTCCGCAGGTGAGGGAGGACATGGCGGTATTCTGGgcgggggagggagaggaggagcgTCCGTTCCTTCTCCACATCTCTCCGGCGCTGTCATGTCGCCGCAGCACACCGGCGTCTCAGCCAcgggaagcagcagcagcaacaacagtgtCATCAACAGCATGGCCGCCGCAGGGTCGCTTCTAGGAGTCGTCTCCCAGAGTCCCGGTCAGGGATCTGGGATGTTCGCTGGTCTAGGTTTAGGCCGAAGTGTGTGCGATGAAGACGTGTGTGAAGTCAGTGCCAATGACAGCAGCGTGACTTAA